The following DNA comes from Burkholderia sp. HI2500.
CCGCGTTTAGGGGTTTTACCGGAGATGCCGATGCTGTTCCAGTCACGCTCACACGAAGACGTGCACGATCACGGGCTCGCGATCGCGGGCTGGCATCAGGTCTACCGCCAGATGACGCCGGGCCGCTTCAAGGGCACCGTCACGCAGGTGCTGTACGACGATTTCCACTTCTTCCGCGAAACGACCAACCGGCGGGTCGCGCAAACCGGGCTCGCGCCGGCCGGGCGCACGTCGCTCGCGGTGCCGCTGTCCGTGCCGCTCGCGGGCACGTTCCAGGGCCAGCCCGTCGACGGCTATGCGCTGCTCGCGCTGCGCGCCGGCGAGGATTTCGAATTCCACACGCCGGAAGGGATGGGGCTCGTCGGGATCAGCGCGGCGTCCGACATGGTCGACGAGTTGTGCGAAGCCGAATTCGGCGCATCGGGCGCGCGCAAGCTGCGCCACGTGACGCGGCTGTCCGACGAGCAGGGCGTCGCGCTCGGCGTGCGGCTGTCGTCGCTGATCGACGATGCGCAGCGCAACCCGGGCCACCTCGAATACGCGGCCACCCGCAAGATGTTCCGCGACGCGATGCTCGGCATGTTCCTCGATGCGCTCGAGCAGGGGATCGGCGTCGAGCGCCGCGACATCACGCACGCCACCTACAGCGACATCGTGAGCCGTTGCGAGAAGCATCTGCGCGACCGGCCCGAGGAACCCGTCACCGTGCTGGAACTGTGCCGCGCGCTGCGCTGCAGCCGCCGCACGCTGCAAACGAGTTTTCAACGCGTGGCCGACGTCACGCCGGTCGGCTATCTGCGCACGATCCGGCTGAACGCGGTGCGCCGCCTGCTGCGCACGACGCCCGTGCAGCAGCTCGGCGTCGGCGAGGCCGCCGCGAGCTGGGGGTTCACGCACCTCGGCTATTTCGCGCGCGAGTATCGCGACCTGTTCGGCGAGCTGCCGTCGCAGACGACGCGCCCCGAATGACGCACGCGCGCCGCAACGGCGTCGTCGAGCACGGTCGCGGGCAACGCGTGCGACTGTTTGCCGATTTGCGATAGAGGTCCTGAATTTTCGCTGGATAGAGTCCTGTCACCCATATCGATAACCCCATCGATCTGCACTGCGAATCGATGACAACAGAGGGGCGGGACATGAAGATCGGACGACGACTGGCCGCGGCTGCGGCGACGCTGGGTTGCATGCACGCACACGCGCAGACCTCGGGCAGCGTGACGCTGTACGGCACCGTGGACACCGGCATCATCTACTCGACGAACCAGCAGTTCACGCGCGCCGACGGCAGCACGGGCGGCGGCCACGCATGGCAGATGGGTGGCGGCAACCTCGTGCCGTCACGCTTCGGCTTCCAGGGCGCCGAGCCGCTCGGCGGCGGGCTCAATGCGGTGTTCACGCTCGAGCAGCAGTTTCTTTCGGCGAACGGGCAGGCGCTGCAGGGCGGCACGGCCTTCAGCCGGCAGGCATGGGTCGGGCTGCGCCAGGACGGGATCGGCACGCTCGGCCTCGGCCGCCAGTACGACTCGTACACCGACATGCTCGGTGCGTACGTGTCGAGCAACAACTGGGCGACGCCGTACGGCTCGCACCTCGGCGACGTCGACAACCTGAATGCCGCATTCAACTTCAACAACGCGGTGAAGTTCACCAGCGCCGATTTCAACGGCCTCACGTTCGGCGGCACGTTCAGCTTCGGCGGACAGGCCGGCGATTTCTCCGCGAAGCGCGGTTACGCGGTGGCCGCGACGTACACGCGCGCACCGGTCGCGTTCTCGGTCGGCTACCTCGACCTGCACCAGCCGCTCGACGCGGCGCTCGGCGGCGCGAACGGCTATATCGGCGATTTCTCGTGCAGCAACCCGGGGGCGATGTATTGCCTGCTGCAGGACGCGGGCTCGATGCGCGCATTCGGCGCGGGCGGGTCGGTCACGTTCGGCGACGCGACGATCGCGCTCACCTATACGCATACGCGCCTCGGCGACAGCCGCTATTTCTCGACCACCGCGCAGCCGCGCACGCAGGCTTTCACGTTCGATATCGGCGAGGTGAACGCCACGTACATGTTCACGCCCGCGCTGCAGGGCGGCGTCGCCTATATCTTCAACGCCGCGCATACCGACGGGCGCGGCACGACGCGGTTCCACCAGGTGAACGTCGGCACGAACTACAGCCTGTCGAAGCGCACGGCGCTGTATGCGGTCGCGATCGGCCAGATCGCGAGCGGGAAGGGGCTCGGCACCGACGCGGACGGCAACGCGGTGAACTACGCGCAGATCCCGGTGCTCGCGAACAGCAACTCGAGCCGGCAACTGGCGGTGATGGCGGGTATTCGCGTGAATTTTTGAGCGCGGGACACGGAACGCGGGACACGGCGCGCGGAACGCGGAACGCGGGCAGCTATCAGCGTGCAACGGGTGGCGGGCATAGGGTGGGCGGAGGGCCGCCGGGCTGCTGCCCGACTCGCTGCGGCAGGCGCCGCGTACCGGCGATCGCCGCGTGCCATAAATTCTTAACGATCGGCGTGAACAATGGCATTCGCTACAGGCGGCCGGAAGCATCTCCCGCGTTGCACACGTGTGCAACGCCCGGCCGTCCCGCCACCACGCCGAACGAGAGAGACCTCATGACCTTGCTGAGCCGCCTGCGCGCGCTGTCCGCCGCCCTTGCGCTGTCCTTCGCCGCCACGCACGCCGTTGCCGCGGATCTCGTCATCGCAGGCCGCGACGATATCTACGGCAAGGGGCTGGCCGACGCCGTCGCCGGCTTCAACAAGCTGCATCCGGGCACCGAGATCGAGCTGCTCAAGCTGCCGAACGCGAACCTGTACCAGAAGCTCAAGCTGTCGATGCGCGAAGGCACCGGCGCATACGACCTCGTGATGATGGACGACACGTGGGCGCCCGAATTCATCGGCAACGGCTGGCTGAAGCCGCTGCCCGCGTCGCTTGCTGACGCCGATCTCGTGCCGTCCGCCGTCGCGCTCGGCCGCAACGCGGCCGGCGCGCTGTACGCGCTGCCGATCGTCGGCAACGTCGAGATGTTCGCGTACCGCAAGGACCTGCTCGCGAAGTACAAGCTGCAGCCGCCGCGCAACTGGGACGACGTGCTGAAGATCGCGCAGACGGTCGGCGGTGCGGACAAGAGCGTGTCGGGCGTCGTGTTCCGCGGCACGAAGGGCAACCCGGTCGTGACGGGCTTCCTGCCGATCCTGTGGGCCTATGGCGGCGACGTGTTCGACCGTGCCGGCAACGTGACGATCGATTCGCGTGAGGCGCAAGCCGCGCTGAAGACCTTCCTCGCGCTGAAGGCATCCGCGCCGAAGGACGTCGACGTGTACGGCGCGGCGGAAGTGCGCGATGCGCTGCAGCGCGGCACCGCCGCGCAGTCGATCGAGGTCTGGCCGGCGTGGGTGCCGGCGCTCGACGATCCGAAGCAGTCGCGCGTGGTCGGCCAGATCGCGCTGCAGCCGCCGCCCGGGCAGACCGCCGGCCCGGCGCCGATGCTCGGCATCTGGCAGATGGGCATCCCGAAGGACGCGCCGCACGCGAAGCTCGCGCAGGATTTCCTCGCGTACCTGACCGCCCGCGACACGCAGACGCGCCTCGCCGGCATCGGCATTCCGCCGACCCGCCGCAGTGTGTTCAACGATCCGGCGCTGGTGCGCCAGTACCGCTGGTATCCGGATCAGCTGAAGGCGCTCGAAGCCGGCCGTGCGCGGCCGCGCGTGAACGACTGGCAGCAGGTCGAGAGCATTCTCGGCGACCAGCTGCAGCTCGCGCT
Coding sequences within:
- a CDS encoding helix-turn-helix domain-containing protein, translated to MLFQSRSHEDVHDHGLAIAGWHQVYRQMTPGRFKGTVTQVLYDDFHFFRETTNRRVAQTGLAPAGRTSLAVPLSVPLAGTFQGQPVDGYALLALRAGEDFEFHTPEGMGLVGISAASDMVDELCEAEFGASGARKLRHVTRLSDEQGVALGVRLSSLIDDAQRNPGHLEYAATRKMFRDAMLGMFLDALEQGIGVERRDITHATYSDIVSRCEKHLRDRPEEPVTVLELCRALRCSRRTLQTSFQRVADVTPVGYLRTIRLNAVRRLLRTTPVQQLGVGEAAASWGFTHLGYFAREYRDLFGELPSQTTRPE
- a CDS encoding porin codes for the protein MKIGRRLAAAAATLGCMHAHAQTSGSVTLYGTVDTGIIYSTNQQFTRADGSTGGGHAWQMGGGNLVPSRFGFQGAEPLGGGLNAVFTLEQQFLSANGQALQGGTAFSRQAWVGLRQDGIGTLGLGRQYDSYTDMLGAYVSSNNWATPYGSHLGDVDNLNAAFNFNNAVKFTSADFNGLTFGGTFSFGGQAGDFSAKRGYAVAATYTRAPVAFSVGYLDLHQPLDAALGGANGYIGDFSCSNPGAMYCLLQDAGSMRAFGAGGSVTFGDATIALTYTHTRLGDSRYFSTTAQPRTQAFTFDIGEVNATYMFTPALQGGVAYIFNAAHTDGRGTTRFHQVNVGTNYSLSKRTALYAVAIGQIASGKGLGTDADGNAVNYAQIPVLANSNSSRQLAVMAGIRVNF
- a CDS encoding ABC transporter substrate-binding protein; amino-acid sequence: MTLLSRLRALSAALALSFAATHAVAADLVIAGRDDIYGKGLADAVAGFNKLHPGTEIELLKLPNANLYQKLKLSMREGTGAYDLVMMDDTWAPEFIGNGWLKPLPASLADADLVPSAVALGRNAAGALYALPIVGNVEMFAYRKDLLAKYKLQPPRNWDDVLKIAQTVGGADKSVSGVVFRGTKGNPVVTGFLPILWAYGGDVFDRAGNVTIDSREAQAALKTFLALKASAPKDVDVYGAAEVRDALQRGTAAQSIEVWPAWVPALDDPKQSRVVGQIALQPPPGQTAGPAPMLGIWQMGIPKDAPHAKLAQDFLAYLTARDTQTRLAGIGIPPTRRSVFNDPALVRQYRWYPDQLKALEAGRARPRVNDWQQVESILGDQLQLALTGQAAPDAALRQAQQKIAQATAAAGK